A single region of the Thioalkalivibrio nitratireducens DSM 14787 genome encodes:
- a CDS encoding SLC13 family permease has protein sequence MPIEAWFTAALILGMLVVLSLSRAAPDLVFVGGVVLLLLTGIISPAQAFSGFANQGVITVGALYVVVAGLRETGGIQWIGHRLLGRPRSLRRAQLRLTAPVAFISAFLNNTPVVGMLIPAVADWARKLRFPVSRLMMPLSFAAILGGTITVIGTSTNLVVNGLLIERTGAGLNLFDVAWVGVPVTLAGLALMLLGNRWLFPDRRPAIGEIDDPREYTLEMLVDPKGPLVGRSIEEAGLRNLPGGFLMEIDRDGTLLPAVSPQERLRGGDRLIFVGVVDSMVDLQKMRGLTPATHQVFKLDGHRADRALLEVVVSDTCPIVGETVRDGRFRNRYNAVVIAVARNGERLRGKIGEIRLRPGDTLLVEAGPAFLAQNRNRRDFFLISQIDGSATPRHERGLLALGILAAMVASATAGLLSMLEAALAAAALMVVTRCVTLETARSSIDWPVLFTIAAAFGVGAAMETTGLAQTLAHALTGLAGPHPWAQLAMIYLATAVFTALITNNAAAVLMFPIAFAVAGDLGASPLPFAIAIMFAASASFATPFGYQTNLMVYGPGGYHFTDYLRAGIPMNLATAAVALTLIPLVWSW, from the coding sequence ATGCCGATCGAAGCCTGGTTCACCGCCGCCCTGATTCTGGGCATGCTCGTCGTGCTCTCCCTGAGCCGCGCGGCGCCCGATCTCGTCTTCGTCGGCGGCGTAGTCCTGCTGCTGCTTACCGGAATCATCAGCCCCGCACAGGCCTTCTCGGGCTTCGCGAACCAGGGCGTGATCACTGTCGGCGCGCTGTACGTGGTCGTCGCGGGACTGCGCGAGACCGGTGGCATTCAATGGATCGGACACCGGCTGCTCGGACGGCCACGCTCGCTGCGCCGAGCACAGCTCCGGCTCACCGCCCCGGTGGCGTTCATCAGCGCCTTCCTCAACAACACGCCGGTAGTCGGCATGCTGATTCCGGCGGTCGCCGACTGGGCGCGCAAGCTCCGGTTTCCGGTCTCACGGCTGATGATGCCGCTCTCCTTCGCGGCGATCCTGGGCGGCACCATCACCGTGATCGGCACCAGCACGAATCTCGTCGTGAACGGCCTGTTGATCGAACGCACCGGTGCCGGGCTGAACCTCTTCGACGTGGCCTGGGTCGGGGTGCCGGTGACCCTGGCAGGGCTGGCGCTGATGCTCCTTGGCAACCGCTGGCTGTTTCCGGACCGCCGGCCGGCCATCGGCGAGATCGACGATCCGCGCGAATACACCCTGGAAATGTTGGTAGACCCCAAAGGGCCGCTGGTCGGCCGGAGCATCGAGGAGGCGGGCCTGCGCAACCTGCCCGGCGGATTCCTGATGGAGATCGACCGCGACGGCACGCTGCTCCCCGCCGTATCCCCGCAGGAACGTTTGCGCGGCGGCGACCGGCTGATCTTCGTCGGCGTGGTCGACTCAATGGTCGACCTGCAGAAGATGCGCGGCCTTACCCCCGCCACCCACCAGGTATTCAAGCTCGACGGCCACCGCGCGGACCGTGCGCTGCTCGAGGTCGTGGTGTCCGATACCTGCCCGATCGTCGGAGAAACGGTCCGCGACGGACGCTTTCGCAACCGCTACAACGCGGTCGTCATCGCGGTGGCCCGCAACGGTGAACGCCTGCGCGGCAAGATCGGCGAGATCCGCCTGCGCCCCGGCGACACGCTGCTGGTCGAGGCCGGCCCGGCATTTCTCGCACAGAACCGCAACCGGCGCGACTTCTTCCTGATCAGCCAGATCGACGGCTCCGCCACGCCTCGGCACGAGCGCGGGCTGCTGGCGCTGGGCATTCTGGCCGCGATGGTTGCGAGCGCGACCGCCGGCCTGCTGAGCATGCTGGAGGCCGCCCTTGCCGCAGCTGCGCTGATGGTCGTCACCCGCTGCGTCACACTGGAAACCGCCCGCTCCAGCATCGACTGGCCGGTGCTGTTCACCATTGCCGCGGCCTTCGGCGTAGGAGCCGCGATGGAAACCACTGGACTGGCCCAGACGCTGGCACACGCGTTGACCGGCCTGGCTGGCCCGCATCCCTGGGCGCAGTTGGCGATGATCTACTTGGCAACTGCGGTGTTCACCGCGCTGATCACCAACAACGCTGCTGCGGTGCTGATGTTCCCGATCGCGTTCGCCGTCGCGGGCGATCTCGGCGCGAGCCCGCTGCCCTTCGCCATCGCGATCATGTTCGCGGCCTCCGCGAGCTTCGCCACCCCGTTCGGCTACCAGACCAACCTGATGGTCTACGGCCCCGGCGGCTACCATTTCACCGACTACCTGCGCGCCGGCATCCCCATGAACCTGGCCACCGCGGCCGTGGCCTTGACCCTGATTCCACTCGTGTGGAGCTGGTAA
- the cysC gene encoding adenylyl-sulfate kinase, with the protein MSRTGTAMAGPSGSIPLIDRPLRVAVGGMREPAVATLVEYLRTRTGNARPPVASPGAAPEHEFRAAAEASMPGNARAPRVEITGILRHGAPDLAGLDALRTADAVVLLTDADTGLTPALCQQVYLLAQLRVPRLALAVDRLGDSGFAEGRLHALARELADFAERVGVRVHATIPVDTDRSGHDSTSAAPSPGYTGPSLAEWLGTGALEHQTEEDRPFRLVVHAQAPARAQVPEPAAGSVAARTPDLPSSPQTSARHTPQPQTAIAAPGDRAACAGTVASGRLCSGARIRAQPMGRESRVTGIFGRNGPQQEARTGENVHLTLDPPLQLPDGAIVSSGEAPALVADQFETRIFWLTDEPLFPGRRYAARIGAQRAELTVTDIKYQVNPETLERLAADQLSADSIAVCNISLDRPAAFDPYTENPATGRFVILDRETDDPLGLGLLNFALRRAQNIHLQHVDLDKTARARQKAQRPCVIWFTGLSGSGKSTIANHVEQRLHLLGYHTYLLDGDNVRHGLNRDLGFTEADRVENIRRIGEVAKLMVDAGLIVLTAFISPFRSERRMARDLLAEGEFLEVFVDVPLAVAEERDPKGLYRKARRGELANFTGIDSPYEPPEAPELRIDSSQVDPGAAAQRVIDQILAHPQPGTST; encoded by the coding sequence ATGTCCCGAACAGGAACCGCGATGGCGGGCCCATCTGGCAGCATTCCGTTGATCGACCGGCCGCTGCGCGTGGCCGTCGGCGGCATGCGCGAACCCGCCGTCGCGACGCTCGTGGAATACCTGCGCACGCGCACCGGAAACGCCCGTCCCCCGGTCGCGAGTCCTGGCGCCGCGCCGGAACACGAATTCCGTGCAGCAGCCGAGGCCTCCATGCCCGGCAACGCCCGAGCGCCGCGCGTCGAAATCACCGGGATCCTGCGCCACGGCGCGCCGGACCTCGCCGGCCTCGACGCGCTGCGCACGGCAGATGCGGTCGTACTGCTCACCGACGCCGATACCGGCCTTACCCCCGCCCTGTGCCAGCAGGTCTACCTGCTGGCACAGCTGCGCGTGCCAAGGCTTGCACTGGCAGTCGACCGCTTGGGCGACTCCGGATTTGCAGAGGGTCGCCTGCACGCGCTGGCGCGCGAACTCGCGGACTTCGCCGAGCGCGTGGGCGTCCGGGTCCACGCGACCATCCCGGTCGATACCGACCGAAGCGGCCACGACTCCACGTCCGCCGCGCCGAGTCCCGGGTACACGGGCCCGAGCCTCGCCGAGTGGCTGGGCACGGGAGCCCTGGAACATCAGACCGAGGAAGACCGCCCGTTCCGTCTGGTGGTTCACGCTCAGGCGCCCGCCCGAGCGCAGGTTCCCGAACCAGCCGCCGGATCCGTTGCCGCCCGCACTCCGGACCTGCCGAGCTCGCCGCAGACGTCGGCTCGGCACACGCCGCAACCGCAGACCGCAATCGCTGCGCCCGGGGACCGGGCCGCCTGCGCCGGCACCGTCGCAAGCGGCCGACTCTGCTCGGGTGCACGCATCCGCGCCCAGCCGATGGGCCGCGAGAGCCGCGTTACCGGAATCTTTGGCAGGAACGGCCCGCAGCAGGAAGCGCGCACCGGAGAGAACGTCCACCTCACGCTGGATCCTCCGCTCCAACTGCCCGATGGGGCGATCGTGTCCAGCGGGGAAGCCCCGGCGCTGGTCGCCGACCAGTTCGAGACCCGGATCTTCTGGCTCACGGACGAACCCCTGTTCCCGGGCCGCCGCTACGCCGCACGCATCGGCGCACAGCGGGCCGAACTCACCGTCACCGACATCAAATACCAGGTGAATCCGGAGACGCTCGAGCGCCTCGCCGCAGATCAGCTGAGCGCCGACAGCATCGCAGTGTGCAACATCAGCCTGGACCGCCCGGCAGCGTTCGACCCCTATACGGAGAACCCGGCCACCGGCCGTTTCGTGATCCTGGACCGCGAGACCGACGACCCGCTGGGACTGGGCCTGCTGAACTTCGCACTGCGGCGCGCGCAGAACATCCATTTGCAGCACGTCGATCTGGACAAGACCGCGCGTGCACGGCAGAAGGCGCAAAGGCCCTGCGTGATCTGGTTCACGGGCCTGTCGGGGTCCGGCAAGTCCACCATCGCCAACCATGTGGAGCAGCGCCTGCACTTGCTTGGGTACCACACCTACCTGCTGGACGGCGACAACGTGCGCCACGGGCTGAACCGGGATCTCGGCTTTACCGAGGCCGACCGCGTCGAAAACATCCGCCGCATCGGAGAAGTCGCGAAACTGATGGTGGATGCCGGTCTGATCGTGCTCACCGCGTTCATCTCGCCGTTTCGCAGCGAACGACGCATGGCGAGAGATCTGCTGGCCGAGGGCGAGTTCCTCGAAGTGTTCGTCGACGTGCCGCTGGCGGTCGCCGAAGAGCGCGACCCGAAGGGCTTGTACAGGAAGGCCCGCCGGGGCGAGCTGGCGAACTTCACCGGGATCGACTCGCCCTACGAACCACCCGAAGCCCCGGAACTGCGCATCGACAGCAGCCAAGTGGATCCCGGCGCGGCAGCGCAACGCGTGATCGATCAGATTCTCGCGCACCCGCAGCCGGGAACGAGCACCTGA
- a CDS encoding malonic semialdehyde reductase, with the protein MSERIDRQALDQLFFDARTHNEWQDRPVPDALLQELYDTFRWAPTSANCSPARIVFVKSPEAKEKLLPALIEGNVEKTRAAPVTAIIAYDLDFPEYLPRLFPHTDARSWFEGNEPLIESTAFRNGSLQGAYLILAARALGLDCGPMSGFDPEKVNEAFFAGTRIRANFLCNLGYGRPEALFPRGPRFDFDDVCRIE; encoded by the coding sequence ATGAGTGAACGTATTGACCGCCAGGCACTGGATCAGCTCTTTTTCGATGCCCGTACACACAACGAGTGGCAGGATCGTCCGGTCCCCGATGCGTTGCTGCAAGAGCTATACGACACTTTCCGCTGGGCGCCGACCAGCGCCAACTGCAGCCCGGCCCGGATCGTGTTCGTAAAGAGCCCCGAGGCGAAGGAGAAGCTGCTGCCGGCACTGATCGAGGGCAATGTCGAGAAGACCCGGGCCGCGCCGGTGACCGCGATCATCGCCTACGATCTGGACTTCCCCGAGTATCTGCCACGACTGTTCCCGCATACCGATGCCCGTTCGTGGTTCGAGGGGAACGAGCCGCTGATCGAGTCGACGGCGTTCCGCAACGGCAGCCTTCAGGGGGCGTACCTGATTCTGGCGGCGCGCGCTTTGGGGCTGGACTGTGGCCCGATGTCGGGGTTCGACCCCGAGAAGGTCAACGAGGCTTTCTTTGCCGGTACACGGATCCGTGCGAACTTCCTGTGCAACCTGGGCTACGGCCGGCCCGAGGCGCTGTTTCCTCGCGGCCCGCGCTTCGATTTCGACGACGTCTGCCGGATCGAGTGA